Within the Candidatus Poribacteria bacterium genome, the region TAAGCCGCTTTGCCCAAGAGAGCAGGAGTGCCGAAATCGCCGACGACGGCGGAACCCACCGATCCGTTGGCGTATCGGAGCGTGACGCAGACGCTGTCCGTGATAGGGGTGTTCGGGTGCGTGAAGTTCCCGCCCTCCGCGTAGACGACGACGGGCTCCGACTCGTTCAGCCAGTACATCAGGTCGAACAGATGGCATCCCTGGGAGAGCACATTCCCGCCGCCTTCGATGGGATCGTTCGCCCAGTGTCCCTCTCCCCAGTGCGGGTCGATCAACTGGCCCATGGTCACGAGAGGACGGGGAACCACCTCCTTGAGTTTGTCGATGAAGGGCGAGAACCGAGCCTGATACCCGACGATACAGGGGATTCCCGCCTGGGCGACGGCGCGCTCCATCGCGACGAGATCGTCCTCGGTCAGAGCAAGAGGCTTCTCGACGAGGACCGGCTTGCCCGCTTCGGCGGCCGCGACCACCATCGGGCGATGCAGGTGGTGGTGCGTCGCGACGATGACGCCCTGGATCGCGTCATCCGAGAGCAGTTTCGTCCAGTCGGTCGTCGCGTATTCGGCGCCGAACTCGTCACGCGCCTTCTGCGCCGCCGAATCCGAGATGTCCGCGCACGCCCTCAGCCGTACGCCGGGCACATCCGCC harbors:
- a CDS encoding Gfo/Idh/MocA family oxidoreductase — encoded protein: MVELGLIGCGGMGRTHAQYMADVPGVRLRACADISDSAAQKARDEFGAEYATTDWTKLLSDDAIQGVIVATHHHLHRPMVVAAAEAGKPVLVEKPLALTEDDLVAMERAVAQAGIPCIVGYQARFSPFIDKLKEVVPRPLVTMGQLIDPHWGEGHWANDPIEGGGNVLSQGCHLFDLMYWLNESEPVVVYAEGGNFTHPNTPITDSVCVTLRYANGSVGSAVVGDFGTPALLGKAAYQVFDGKRTATLWGYYFSPEIRLWGADTSGFTMDDLPEPVRNVPGAHGYTQELEAFAEWITTGEQPRRAATVRDGVRATRIALAAIRAIETREPQSLPQIG